The following coding sequences lie in one Nocardioides sambongensis genomic window:
- the secY gene encoding preprotein translocase subunit SecY, with translation MLSAFVNAFRTPDLRRKLLFVLLIIVIFRAGSQIPAPGVDVANVERCIQIAQEGDNAGLYSLVNLFSGGALLQLTIFALGIMPYITASIILQLLVVVIPRLEALKKEGQAGQTKITQYTRYLTLGLAVLQATGIVALARSGDLLQGCPDPLLHSDGTKTFLVMVITMTAGTAVIMWLGELITERGVGNGMSILIFCQVVATFPTALWQVGKQQGWWVFSVVIAIGLVIVAAVIFIEQAQRRIPVQYARRMVGRKMFGGSSTYIPLKVNQAGIIPVIFASSLLYLPAMAVQFNQNSGAGWVGWVDKYLVDQGNPVHMAMYVGLIIFFTYFYVSITFNPEEVADNMKKYGGFIPGIRAGKPTQDYLSYVLSRITLPGAIYLALISLVPLVAFVMIDANANFPFGGTSILIMVGVALDTVKQIESQLQQRNYEGFLR, from the coding sequence GTGCTCAGCGCGTTCGTGAACGCATTCCGGACACCGGACCTGCGGCGCAAGCTGTTGTTCGTCCTGTTGATCATCGTGATCTTCCGGGCCGGTTCGCAGATCCCGGCCCCGGGTGTGGACGTGGCCAACGTCGAGAGGTGCATCCAGATCGCCCAGGAGGGCGACAACGCCGGGCTCTACAGTCTGGTGAACCTCTTCTCCGGCGGCGCCCTGCTCCAGCTGACGATCTTCGCGCTCGGCATCATGCCGTACATCACCGCGAGCATCATCCTGCAGTTGCTCGTGGTCGTGATCCCGCGGTTGGAGGCCCTCAAGAAGGAGGGTCAGGCCGGCCAGACCAAGATCACCCAGTACACCCGTTACCTGACCCTCGGCCTCGCCGTGCTCCAGGCGACCGGCATCGTCGCGCTGGCCCGTTCCGGCGACCTGCTCCAGGGCTGTCCCGACCCGCTGCTGCACAGCGACGGCACGAAGACGTTCCTGGTCATGGTGATCACGATGACCGCCGGCACCGCGGTGATCATGTGGCTGGGCGAGCTGATCACCGAGCGCGGCGTCGGCAACGGCATGTCGATCCTGATCTTCTGCCAGGTCGTCGCGACCTTCCCGACCGCGCTGTGGCAGGTCGGCAAGCAGCAGGGCTGGTGGGTCTTCTCGGTGGTCATCGCGATCGGCCTGGTCATCGTGGCCGCGGTCATCTTCATCGAGCAGGCGCAGCGCCGCATCCCGGTGCAGTACGCCCGCCGGATGGTCGGCCGCAAGATGTTCGGCGGCAGCTCGACCTACATCCCGCTGAAGGTGAACCAGGCCGGCATCATCCCGGTCATCTTCGCCTCGTCGCTGCTCTACCTGCCGGCGATGGCGGTGCAGTTCAACCAGAACAGCGGCGCCGGCTGGGTCGGCTGGGTCGACAAGTACCTGGTCGACCAGGGCAACCCGGTGCACATGGCGATGTACGTCGGCCTCATCATCTTCTTCACCTACTTCTACGTCTCGATCACCTTCAACCCTGAAGAGGTGGCGGACAACATGAAGAAGTACGGCGGCTTCATCCCCGGGATCCGGGCGGGCAAGCCGACCCAGGACTATCTGTCCTACGTCCTCTCCCGCATCACGCTGCCGGGCGCGATCTACCTCGCGCTCATCTCGCTGGTCCCGCTGGTCGCGTTCGTGATGAT
- the rplO gene encoding 50S ribosomal protein L15 → MTLKLHHLRPAEGAKKAKTRVGRGEASKGKTAGRGTKGTKARNQVPVAFEGGQMPLHMRLPKLKGFKNPFKVTFQVVNLDRISELFPEGGDVTPETLVARGAVRKGEPVKVLGQGDLTVKVSVSANAFSNSAKEKIEGAGGTVTVL, encoded by the coding sequence ATGACTCTCAAGCTCCATCACCTCCGCCCGGCGGAGGGTGCGAAGAAGGCCAAGACGCGCGTCGGTCGCGGTGAGGCCTCGAAGGGCAAGACCGCTGGCCGCGGTACCAAGGGCACCAAGGCTCGCAACCAGGTTCCGGTTGCGTTCGAGGGTGGCCAGATGCCGCTGCACATGCGTCTGCCCAAGCTCAAGGGCTTCAAGAACCCGTTCAAGGTGACCTTCCAGGTCGTCAACCTCGACCGGATCAGCGAGCTGTTCCCCGAGGGTGGCGACGTCACCCCGGAGACCCTGGTGGCCCGCGGTGCGGTGCGCAAGGGCGAGCCCGTCAAGGTGCTCGGCCAGGGCGACCTGACCGTGAAGGTGTCGGTGAGCGCGAACGCGTTCTCCAACTCCGCCAAGGAGAAGATCGAGGGCGCCGGCGGGACCGTCACGGTTCTGTGA
- the rplN gene encoding 50S ribosomal protein L14, which yields MIQQESRLKVADNTGAKEILCIRVLGGSGRRYAGIGDTIVATVKDAIPGGNVKKGDVVKAVVVRTVKERRRPDGSYIRFDENAAVILKNDGEPRGTRIFGPVGRELRDKKFMKIISLAPEVL from the coding sequence ATGATTCAGCAGGAGTCGCGACTCAAGGTCGCCGACAACACCGGTGCCAAGGAGATCCTTTGCATCCGGGTTCTCGGCGGTTCCGGTCGTCGCTACGCCGGGATCGGCGACACCATTGTCGCCACCGTCAAGGACGCCATCCCCGGCGGCAACGTCAAGAAGGGTGACGTCGTCAAGGCGGTCGTCGTGCGCACCGTCAAGGAGCGCCGCCGGCCCGACGGCTCGTACATCCGGTTCGACGAGAACGCCGCGGTGATCCTCAAGAACGACGGCGAGCCCCGTGGTACCCGCATCTTCGGCCCGGTGGGCCGCGAGCTGCGCGACAAGAAGTTCATGAAGATCATCTCGCTCGCCCCGGAGGTGCTGTGA
- the rplD gene encoding 50S ribosomal protein L4 encodes MAKTVSVEFPAEIFGVEPNIPLIHQVVVAQQAAARQGTHATKTRGEVRGGGRKPYKQKGTGRARQGSTRAPQFAGGGAVHGPQPRDYSQRTPKKMKAAALRGALSDRAANDRIHVVEALVSGEVPSTKSALSALFELSDRRKFLVVLERTDTVTWLSLRNAPEVHLVAVDQVNTYDVLASDDVVFSKAAYDAFVAGAKPAKEADK; translated from the coding sequence ATGGCCAAGACCGTTTCCGTTGAGTTCCCCGCCGAGATCTTCGGCGTCGAGCCCAACATCCCGCTGATCCACCAGGTGGTCGTCGCCCAGCAGGCCGCGGCCCGCCAGGGCACGCACGCCACCAAGACCCGCGGCGAGGTCCGCGGCGGTGGCCGCAAGCCCTACAAGCAGAAGGGCACCGGCCGCGCCCGTCAGGGCTCGACCCGCGCGCCGCAGTTCGCCGGCGGTGGCGCCGTCCACGGCCCGCAGCCGCGTGACTACAGCCAGCGCACGCCCAAGAAGATGAAGGCCGCCGCCCTGCGCGGTGCCCTCTCCGACCGGGCCGCGAACGACCGGATCCACGTGGTCGAGGCGCTGGTCTCGGGCGAGGTCCCCTCGACCAAGTCCGCGCTGTCGGCCCTGTTCGAGCTGAGCGACCGCCGCAAGTTCCTCGTGGTGCTCGAGCGCACCGACACCGTCACCTGGCTGTCGCTGCGCAACGCCCCCGAGGTGCACCTCGTGGCCGTCGACCAGGTCAACACCTACGACGTGCTGGCCAGCGACGACGTGGTCTTCTCCAAGGCCGCGTACGACGCGTTCGTCGCCGGCGCCAAGCCCGCCAAGGAGGCCGACAAGTGA
- the rpsQ gene encoding 30S ribosomal protein S17 codes for MSEHSEQTPLRNSRKTREGLVVSDKMDKTVVVSVEDRVKHALYGKVMRRNTRLKAHDEQNDSRVGDRVLIMETRPLSATKRWRVVEILERAK; via the coding sequence ATGAGCGAGCACTCTGAGCAGACGCCTCTGCGCAACTCGCGCAAGACCCGTGAGGGACTCGTCGTCAGCGACAAGATGGACAAGACCGTGGTCGTGTCCGTCGAGGACCGTGTCAAGCACGCTCTGTACGGCAAGGTCATGCGGCGCAACACCCGCCTGAAGGCGCACGACGAGCAGAACGACTCACGTGTCGGCGACCGGGTCCTGATCATGGAGACCCGCCCGCTGTCGGCGACCAAGCGCTGGCGCGTCGTCGAGATCCTCGAGCGCGCCAAGTAA
- the rpsC gene encoding 30S ribosomal protein S3, giving the protein MGQKINPNGFRLGISTDHKSRWYADKLYKSYVGEDVAIRKLLSKGMERAGISKVEIERTRDRVRVDIHTARPGIVIGRRGAEADRIRGELEKLTGKQVQLNILEVKNPETDAQLVAQGVAEQLAGRVQFRRAMRKAMQTAMRSGAKGVRVQCSGRLNGAEMSRTEFYREGRVPLHTLRADIDYGFYEARTTFGRIGVKVWIYKGEVAGTRAERQAQAAARAGVPGRGGRPNRGDRPTRGSRGDRPSRSDREAPASAPAAAEAGAAEPTTGTES; this is encoded by the coding sequence ATGGGTCAGAAGATCAACCCGAACGGCTTCCGTCTGGGCATCTCCACCGACCACAAGTCGCGTTGGTACGCCGACAAGCTGTACAAGTCCTACGTCGGTGAGGACGTCGCGATCCGCAAGCTGCTCTCCAAGGGCATGGAGCGGGCCGGCATCTCCAAGGTGGAGATCGAGCGCACCCGGGACCGGGTCCGCGTCGACATCCACACCGCCCGCCCGGGCATCGTCATCGGTCGCCGCGGCGCCGAGGCCGACCGGATCCGTGGCGAGCTGGAGAAGCTCACCGGCAAGCAGGTCCAGCTGAACATCCTCGAGGTCAAGAACCCCGAGACCGACGCTCAGCTGGTCGCCCAGGGTGTCGCCGAGCAGCTCGCCGGCCGGGTGCAGTTCCGCCGTGCGATGCGCAAGGCGATGCAGACGGCCATGCGGTCGGGCGCCAAGGGTGTCCGGGTCCAGTGCTCGGGCCGCCTCAACGGCGCCGAGATGTCGCGGACCGAGTTCTACCGCGAGGGTCGGGTCCCGCTGCACACGCTGCGCGCGGACATCGACTACGGCTTCTACGAGGCCCGCACCACCTTCGGCCGCATCGGCGTGAAGGTGTGGATCTACAAGGGCGAGGTCGCCGGCACCCGTGCCGAGCGTCAGGCCCAGGCCGCAGCCCGCGCCGGTGTCCCCGGTCGCGGTGGCCGCCCCAACCGTGGTGACCGCCCGACCCGTGGGTCGCGTGGGGACCGCCCGAGCCGCTCGGACCGTGAGGCTCCGGCGTCCGCCCCCGCGGCCGCCGAGGCCGGCGCCGCCGAGCCGACCACCGGAACGGAGTCCTGA
- the rplR gene encoding 50S ribosomal protein L18 — translation MAITLKHQRNLSARASSRLRRQIRGRKKISGTAEKPRLVVTRSTKHITVQVVDDLVGKTLASASTMEGDLRSLDGDKTAKAKKVGELVAARAKDAGIDAVVFDRAGNKYHGRIAALADGAREGGLSF, via the coding sequence ATGGCGATCACCCTCAAGCACCAGCGGAACCTGTCCGCTCGCGCCTCCTCGCGCCTGCGCCGCCAGATCCGTGGTCGCAAGAAGATCTCCGGCACCGCCGAGAAGCCCCGCCTGGTGGTCACCCGTTCCACCAAGCACATCACCGTCCAGGTCGTCGACGACCTCGTCGGCAAGACCCTCGCGTCCGCGTCGACCATGGAGGGCGACCTGCGGTCGCTCGACGGCGACAAGACCGCGAAGGCCAAGAAGGTCGGCGAGCTCGTCGCCGCCCGTGCCAAGGACGCCGGGATCGACGCGGTCGTCTTCGACCGTGCCGGCAACAAGTACCACGGTCGCATCGCGGCCCTTGCTGATGGCGCCCGCGAGGGCGGCCTGAGCTTCTGA
- the rplC gene encoding 50S ribosomal protein L3, whose protein sequence is MTATFERNVKGLLGTKLGMTQLWDENNRIIPVTVVAASTNVITQVRKPEADGYNAIQVGFGEIEGRKINKPQAGHFAKAGTTPRRHVVEIRTADAAEYAIGQEIGVDTFEAGQAIDVTGTSKGKGFAGVMKRHGFSGVGASHGAHRNHRKPGSIGACATPGRVFKGLRMAGRMGTDTVTTQNVTVHAVDVEKGLILLKGAVPGPKGGLVVLRTAAKKG, encoded by the coding sequence ATGACCGCCACTTTCGAACGCAACGTCAAGGGTCTGCTGGGCACCAAGCTCGGCATGACCCAGCTGTGGGACGAGAACAACCGGATCATCCCGGTGACCGTCGTCGCAGCGTCCACCAACGTGATCACTCAGGTGCGCAAGCCCGAGGCGGACGGCTACAACGCCATCCAGGTCGGTTTCGGCGAGATCGAGGGTCGCAAGATCAACAAGCCGCAGGCGGGCCACTTCGCGAAGGCCGGGACCACCCCGCGCCGCCACGTGGTCGAGATCCGCACCGCGGACGCCGCGGAGTACGCGATCGGCCAGGAGATCGGCGTCGACACGTTCGAGGCCGGCCAGGCCATCGACGTGACCGGCACGAGCAAGGGCAAGGGCTTCGCCGGTGTGATGAAGCGTCACGGCTTCTCCGGCGTCGGCGCCTCCCACGGTGCCCACCGCAACCACCGCAAGCCCGGCTCGATCGGCGCCTGCGCCACCCCGGGCCGCGTGTTCAAGGGCCTGCGGATGGCCGGTCGCATGGGTACCGACACCGTCACCACCCAGAACGTCACCGTGCACGCGGTCGACGTGGAGAAGGGCCTGATCCTGCTCAAGGGCGCCGTTCCCGGCCCCAAGGGCGGTCTCGTGGTCCTCCGCACGGCTGCGAAGAAGGGCTGA
- the rplB gene encoding 50S ribosomal protein L2, giving the protein MAIRKYKPTTPGRRGSSVADFVEITRTTPEKSLTRPLPKKGGRNNQGRITTRHQGGGHKRAYRIIDFRRYDKDGVPAKVAHIEYDPNRTARIALLHYADGEKRYIVAPKDLKQGMRVEAGVGADIKPGNNLPLRNIPVGTTIHCVELRPGGGAKLARSAGNSAQLVAREGSRATLRLPSGEMRYVDVRCRATVGEVGNAEQSNINWGKAGRMRWKGKRPTVRGVVMNPVDHPHGGGEGKTSGGRHPVSPWGKPEGRTRKRKASDSQIIRRRKSGKGRK; this is encoded by the coding sequence ATGGCTATCCGTAAGTACAAGCCGACCACCCCGGGCCGTCGTGGCTCCTCGGTGGCCGACTTCGTCGAGATCACCCGGACCACGCCGGAGAAGTCGCTGACCCGTCCGCTGCCCAAGAAGGGCGGCCGGAACAACCAGGGCCGGATCACCACCCGGCACCAGGGCGGCGGGCACAAGCGCGCCTACCGGATCATCGACTTCCGTCGCTACGACAAGGACGGCGTGCCGGCGAAGGTCGCGCACATCGAGTACGACCCGAACCGCACCGCGCGCATCGCGCTGCTGCACTACGCCGACGGCGAGAAGCGCTACATCGTGGCGCCGAAGGACCTGAAGCAGGGCATGCGGGTCGAGGCCGGCGTCGGTGCCGACATCAAGCCGGGCAACAACCTGCCGCTGCGCAACATCCCGGTCGGTACCACCATCCACTGCGTGGAGCTCCGTCCCGGCGGCGGCGCCAAGCTGGCCCGCTCGGCCGGCAACAGCGCCCAGCTGGTCGCCCGCGAGGGCTCCCGCGCCACGCTGCGTCTGCCCTCGGGCGAGATGCGGTACGTCGACGTGCGCTGCCGCGCCACGGTCGGCGAGGTGGGCAACGCCGAGCAGTCCAACATCAACTGGGGCAAGGCCGGCCGGATGCGTTGGAAGGGCAAGCGCCCGACCGTCCGCGGTGTCGTCATGAACCCGGTCGACCACCCGCACGGCGGTGGTGAGGGCAAGACCTCCGGTGGTCGCCACCCGGTCTCGCCGTGGGGCAAGCCCGAGGGCCGCACGCGCAAGCGCAAGGCCTCCGACTCCCAGATCATCCGTCGTCGCAAGTCCGGCAAGGGTAGGAAGTAA
- a CDS encoding type Z 30S ribosomal protein S14 has translation MAKTALKVKAARKPKFAVRGYTRCQRCGRPKAVYRKFGLCRICLREMAHRGELPGVTKSSW, from the coding sequence ATGGCGAAGACCGCGCTGAAGGTCAAGGCCGCGCGTAAGCCGAAGTTCGCGGTGCGTGGGTACACCCGCTGCCAGCGGTGTGGCCGCCCCAAGGCCGTCTACCGCAAGTTCGGCCTGTGCCGCATCTGCCTGCGGGAGATGGCGCACCGCGGCGAGCTTCCCGGCGTCACCAAGTCCTCTTGGTGA
- the rpsH gene encoding 30S ribosomal protein S8: protein MTMTDPIADMLTRLRNANQAYHDAVTMPYSKLKQGVAEILKQEGYITSFDVADNENGVGQLLTITLKYGRNRERSIAGVRRISKPGLRVYAKHTGLPKVLGGLGVAIISTSQGLLTDRQANQKGVGGEVLAYVW, encoded by the coding sequence ATGACGATGACTGACCCGATCGCAGACATGCTCACGCGTCTGCGCAACGCCAACCAGGCGTACCACGACGCGGTGACCATGCCGTACAGCAAGCTGAAGCAGGGCGTCGCGGAGATCCTCAAGCAGGAGGGTTACATCACCTCCTTCGACGTCGCGGACAACGAGAACGGCGTCGGCCAGTTGCTGACGATCACGCTCAAGTACGGCCGCAACCGGGAGCGCTCCATCGCGGGCGTCCGCCGGATCAGCAAGCCGGGCCTGCGGGTGTACGCCAAGCACACCGGCCTGCCGAAGGTCCTCGGCGGCCTGGGCGTGGCGATCATCTCGACCAGCCAGGGTCTGCTGACCGACCGTCAGGCCAACCAGAAGGGCGTGGGTGGGGAAGTCCTCGCCTACGTCTGGTGA
- the rpmC gene encoding 50S ribosomal protein L29 yields the protein MANATRAFELDELNDIDLEAKLREAKEELFNLRFQAATGQLESHGRLRTVKKDIARIYTVVRERELGIRTAPGSEEEN from the coding sequence ATGGCGAACGCCACGCGCGCGTTTGAGCTGGACGAGCTCAACGACATCGACCTCGAGGCCAAGCTCCGCGAGGCCAAGGAGGAGCTGTTCAACCTGCGGTTCCAGGCGGCCACCGGCCAGCTGGAGAGCCACGGGCGGCTCCGCACGGTCAAGAAGGACATCGCCCGGATCTACACCGTGGTGCGCGAGCGTGAGCTCGGCATCCGGACCGCCCCGGGTTCTGAGGAGGAGAACTGA
- the rpsE gene encoding 30S ribosomal protein S5, with protein MSGPQRGQRSGGDRRGGRDDRRGGADKNQYVERVVAINRVAKVVKGGRRFSFTALVVVGDGDGLVGVGYGKAKEVPAAIAKGVEEAKKNFFRVPRIQGTIPHPVQGEKAAGVVFLRPAAPGTGVIAGGPVRAVLECAGIHDVLSKSLGSSNQINIVHATVEALRMLEQPEAVAARRGLPVEDVAPAALLKAKAEGEAEAAAAKTEVNV; from the coding sequence ATGAGCGGACCCCAGCGCGGACAGCGTTCGGGCGGCGACCGCCGAGGCGGCCGTGACGACCGCCGCGGCGGCGCCGACAAGAACCAGTACGTCGAGCGCGTCGTCGCGATCAACCGTGTGGCCAAGGTCGTGAAGGGTGGACGTCGCTTCAGCTTCACCGCCCTCGTCGTCGTCGGTGACGGTGACGGCCTGGTCGGCGTCGGCTACGGCAAGGCCAAGGAGGTGCCCGCGGCGATCGCCAAGGGTGTCGAGGAGGCGAAGAAGAACTTCTTCCGCGTTCCCCGGATCCAGGGCACCATCCCGCACCCGGTCCAGGGTGAGAAGGCTGCCGGCGTGGTGTTCCTGCGCCCCGCCGCCCCCGGTACCGGTGTGATCGCCGGTGGCCCGGTGCGCGCGGTGCTCGAGTGCGCCGGCATCCACGACGTCCTGAGCAAGTCGCTCGGTTCGTCGAACCAGATCAACATCGTCCACGCCACCGTCGAGGCACTGCGGATGCTCGAGCAGCCCGAGGCTGTCGCTGCCCGTCGCGGCCTGCCGGTCGAGGACGTCGCTCCGGCGGCGCTGCTCAAGGCGAAGGCCGAGGGCGAGGCCGAGGCTGCCGCTGCGAAGACCGAGGTGAACGTCTGA
- the rplF gene encoding 50S ribosomal protein L6: protein MSRIGKLPVPVPAGVDVQIDGAVVTVKGPKGSLTHTVAAPITVEKGDGVLDVQRPDDHRESKALHGLSRTLINNMVVGVTEGYEKKLEIVGVGYRVLSKGPTQLEFQLGYSHSIIFDAPDGITFAVEGPTKLGVQGIDKQLVGEVAANIRKLRKPEPYKGKGVRYAGEHIRRKVGKAGK from the coding sequence ATGTCGCGCATTGGCAAGCTCCCGGTTCCGGTCCCGGCCGGAGTCGACGTCCAGATCGACGGTGCGGTCGTGACCGTGAAGGGCCCCAAGGGCAGCCTCACGCACACCGTGGCCGCTCCGATCACGGTGGAGAAGGGTGACGGCGTCCTCGACGTCCAGCGTCCCGACGACCACCGCGAGAGCAAGGCCCTCCACGGCCTCTCCCGGACGCTCATCAACAACATGGTCGTCGGTGTCACCGAGGGCTACGAGAAGAAGCTCGAGATCGTGGGCGTCGGTTACCGCGTCCTCTCCAAGGGGCCGACCCAGCTCGAGTTCCAGCTCGGCTACTCGCACTCGATCATCTTCGACGCGCCCGACGGCATCACGTTCGCCGTCGAGGGCCCCACCAAGCTGGGCGTCCAGGGCATCGACAAGCAGCTGGTCGGCGAGGTCGCCGCCAACATCCGCAAGCTCCGCAAGCCCGAGCCGTACAAGGGCAAGGGCGTCCGGTACGCCGGCGAGCACATCCGTCGCAAGGTCGGAAAGGCTGGTAAGTGA
- the rpmD gene encoding 50S ribosomal protein L30 — protein MAQLKVQQKKSTIGCKANQRETLRTLGLKRIGDVVIKEDRPEIRGMVQTVRHLVTVEVVGGE, from the coding sequence ATGGCGCAGCTGAAGGTGCAGCAGAAGAAGTCGACGATCGGCTGCAAGGCCAACCAGCGCGAGACCCTGCGCACGCTGGGCCTCAAGCGGATCGGCGATGTCGTGATCAAGGAGGACCGTCCCGAGATCCGGGGCATGGTCCAGACCGTCCGTCACCTGGTGACGGTCGAGGTTGTCGGAGGCGAGTGA
- the rpsS gene encoding 30S ribosomal protein S19: MPRSLKKGPFVDDHLMKKVDAENDKGSHNVIKTWSRRSMIVPAMIGHTIAVHDGRKHVPVFISDSMVGHKLGEFAPTRTYRGHVKEDRKGRRR, from the coding sequence ATGCCTCGCAGCCTGAAGAAGGGTCCCTTCGTCGACGACCACCTGATGAAGAAGGTGGACGCGGAGAACGACAAGGGTTCCCACAACGTCATCAAGACCTGGTCGCGCCGCTCGATGATCGTGCCGGCGATGATCGGTCACACCATCGCGGTGCACGACGGTCGCAAGCACGTGCCGGTCTTCATCTCTGACTCGATGGTCGGCCACAAGCTGGGCGAGTTCGCCCCGACCCGCACCTACCGCGGACACGTCAAGGAAGACCGGAAGGGACGCCGTCGATGA
- the rplV gene encoding 50S ribosomal protein L22 — protein sequence MSTTERHRTSARRESLLGDQPGAFASARFVRITPMKARRVVDLVRGLPVDEALTSLQFMPQAAAKTVYKVLESAVANAETTEGLSSDDLIVSVGRVDEGPTMKRWRPRAQGRATRINKRTSHITLAVQPADVVKKGSTK from the coding sequence ATGAGCACCACTGAGCGTCACCGCACCAGCGCGCGGCGCGAGTCGCTGCTCGGCGACCAGCCGGGCGCGTTCGCCAGCGCGCGGTTCGTGCGGATCACCCCGATGAAGGCGCGCCGCGTCGTCGACCTGGTCCGCGGGCTGCCCGTGGACGAGGCGCTGACCAGCCTGCAGTTCATGCCGCAGGCCGCTGCCAAGACCGTCTACAAGGTCCTGGAGAGCGCCGTCGCCAACGCCGAGACCACCGAGGGTCTGTCCAGCGACGACCTGATCGTCTCGGTCGGCCGGGTCGACGAGGGCCCGACCATGAAGCGCTGGCGCCCCCGCGCCCAGGGTCGCGCCACCCGGATCAACAAGCGGACCAGCCACATCACCCTCGCGGTGCAGCCGGCGGACGTCGTCAAGAAGGGGAGCACGAAGTAA
- the rpsJ gene encoding 30S ribosomal protein S10 gives MAGQKIRIRLKAYDHEVIDTSARKIVDTVTRTGAKVAGPVPLPTEKNVFCVIRSPHKYKDSREHFEMRTHKRLIDIIDPTPKTVDSLMRLDLPAGVDIEIKL, from the coding sequence ATGGCGGGACAGAAGATCCGCATCAGGCTCAAGGCCTATGACCACGAGGTGATCGACACCTCGGCGCGCAAGATCGTGGACACCGTCACCCGCACGGGTGCCAAGGTCGCCGGCCCGGTGCCGCTGCCGACCGAGAAGAACGTCTTCTGTGTCATCCGTTCGCCGCACAAGTACAAGGACTCGCGCGAGCACTTCGAGATGCGCACGCACAAGCGACTCATCGACATCATCGACCCCACGCCGAAGACGGTCGACTCGCTGATGCGCCTCGACCTGCCCGCCGGTGTCGACATCGAGATCAAGCTCTGA
- the rplW gene encoding 50S ribosomal protein L23, producing MSTLHKDHRDILIAPVVSEKSYGLLDANKYTFLVHPDANKTEIKIAVEKVFNVKVTSVNTLNRPGKTRRTRYGIGKRKDTKRAIVSLAEGDRIDIFGGPVS from the coding sequence GTGAGCACGCTCCACAAGGACCACCGCGACATCCTGATCGCGCCGGTCGTCTCCGAGAAGAGTTACGGCCTGCTCGACGCGAACAAGTACACCTTCCTGGTGCACCCCGACGCCAACAAGACCGAGATCAAGATCGCGGTCGAGAAGGTGTTCAACGTCAAGGTCACCTCGGTCAACACCCTCAACCGTCCGGGCAAGACCCGCCGGACCCGCTACGGCATCGGCAAGCGCAAGGACACCAAGCGCGCGATCGTGAGCCTGGCCGAGGGCGACCGCATCGACATCTTCGGAGGTCCGGTCTCCTGA
- the rplP gene encoding 50S ribosomal protein L16 has protein sequence MLMPRRVKHRKQHSPKRRGAAKGGTSLAFGDFGIQAVEGHYVTNRQIESARIAMTRHIKRGGKVWINIYPDRPLTKKPAETRMGSGKGSPEWWVANVKPGRVMFELSGVSEDVAREAMRRAIHKLPMKCRFITREAGEF, from the coding sequence ATGTTGATGCCGCGTCGCGTCAAGCACCGCAAGCAGCACAGCCCGAAGCGTCGGGGTGCTGCGAAGGGCGGTACCTCGCTGGCGTTCGGTGACTTCGGTATCCAGGCGGTCGAGGGTCACTACGTGACCAACCGCCAGATCGAGTCCGCTCGTATCGCCATGACCCGCCACATCAAGCGAGGTGGAAAGGTGTGGATCAACATCTACCCGGACCGCCCGCTGACCAAGAAGCCTGCCGAGACCCGGATGGGTTCCGGTAAGGGTTCGCCCGAGTGGTGGGTCGCCAACGTCAAGCCCGGCCGAGTCATGTTCGAGCTGTCGGGAGTCTCGGAGGACGTCGCCCGCGAGGCGATGCGCCGGGCGATCCACAAGCTGCCCATGAAGTGCCGTTTCATCACGCGAGAGGCTGGTGAGTTCTGA
- the rplX gene encoding 50S ribosomal protein L24, whose amino-acid sequence MGKPNLRIKKGDTVKVIAGKDKGAEGKVIKVLREEQRVVVEGVNRIKKHTKVVDQGGRAGNTGGIITTEAPIHVSNVMLVEGDGVTRVGYKRVEVTKRRPDGSEYSSSRSVRISRKTGKEI is encoded by the coding sequence ATGGGTAAGCCGAACCTCCGGATCAAGAAGGGCGACACCGTCAAGGTGATCGCGGGCAAGGACAAGGGCGCCGAGGGCAAGGTCATCAAGGTGCTCCGCGAGGAGCAGCGGGTGGTCGTCGAGGGCGTCAACCGCATCAAGAAGCACACCAAGGTCGTCGACCAGGGTGGTCGGGCCGGCAACACCGGCGGCATCATCACCACCGAGGCGCCGATCCACGTGTCGAACGTGATGCTGGTCGAGGGTGACGGTGTGACCCGCGTGGGTTACAAGCGCGTCGAGGTGACCAAGCGTCGCCCCGACGGCTCGGAGTACAGCTCCAGCCGTAGCGTCCGCATCTCCCGCAAGACCGGTAAGGAGATCTGA